One Solea senegalensis isolate Sse05_10M unplaced genomic scaffold, IFAPA_SoseM_1 scf7180000014490, whole genome shotgun sequence genomic window, gttgttgttctgcttgTTTATGagagaaaatatacacattggttttttttattattctgatgAATCTGGCGATACGAGCGAGAAAAGGCATGTGGGTGATTCTGAGGTCAAACCAGAAATGAAATGTCTCACTAAGGAAGACAAAGAATTACACTCACAAATATAggcaggtttgtttgtttgttttttcgttttattataaacatgaacacctttcaaaaacataatttacaatGAAGAAGACAAGTCATGAGCCAGCAGACTGCTCCTTACTTTCTCAGAAACTTTGTGTAAacgtcctcacacacacacacacacacacacagtatatacagtacacacatacTCTAAGGCGACACTAACTGGAATGTAAACTAGAAGACTCGGACTCTGTGGTCGTGGAAGCCCCAGCTCGCCTCCGTGGTAAAATCTTCAAACTGGACGCCCGACTCAGAGTGAGCGCTCTGCGGGCTGAACTCTTGAACCCAGCTCCCAGGAAGGCGTACAGCAGCGGGTTCAGGCAGCAGTGTGCAAACGCCATGGGCTCGGCCACCGCCAGCCACACGCCCAGAACTGCCTCCAGTCTGCAGGTGCGGGGCAGGACCTCCAGGCGCAGCAGAGTGTCCACGGAGATGCCTGCTCCGTAGGGCAACCAGCACACAAAGAAGCAGAGCACCAGCGCAATGGTGGTCCTGACCGCTCGCCGCTTCTGCCTCTGGCCCCCCAGTGGGCCCCGGGTCAGCCGGGTGACAATGACACAGTaacacaccagcagcaccaaGCCGGGGATCACTAGACCCACGAGGACCAGCTGGAGGTGAAAGACTGCGACCCAGAGAGGAGCATTGTCCACCGGGTAGAAACGCTGGCACAGAGTGgccccctctcctccttcctgaGTCCTGGCAAATATCAAGTCCGGCACTGCCAGCAGTGCTGCAGGAAACCATGCTCCTGAGAGAGGAAGACAATTATTAAACATAAGGAAATGTGGGAGGAGTGGAGagctttgacctttgacctttactaTAAACACTGGAAAATGCAAAACTAATGCTAGACGGGGAAGAGACATTTGACCTTTAACTATTCCTTAAAttagggagaggagaggaggggaggggagaggagaggagaggagaggaggtgttATCAGTCTTCCAACACTCACCTACATACACCAGCCTGTGTGCCAGCAGCTGCCTCAGCCCACCAGTGTTGGTATCTGTGGCTCGGACCACTGCCAGGTAGCGGTCCAGGCTGATGAAGGCCAGGATGAGGACGCTGCCGTACAGGTTGACCGTGTAAATAACATGAACACCGATGCAGGTGGCCGCCCCGAAGCGCCAGTCAGCCAGCGCCGCGTCCACGGCCCAGAACGGGAGCGCCAGAACAAAGAGGAGGTCGGCAGCTGAGAGATGGAGGCGATAGCGGTCTGTGAGGCTGCACTTTGACCTGTGAATGTAAGCACACGAGCACAGATCCATTAATGCTGCTCTATAACACATGTATCCTAGTCTTTGTGCTTTCAcagcatttttgtttcattgtccAGCTGATCATAAATCCAGATTTAAGTTGTCTCAGAAACTGACTGCACTGAATTGGCCATTTGATTATAAAGCATTTCATTTgtctcagtttgtttttgaaatgatgtgtgtTTTGGCACTGACTTCTTCACATGTActccatttttaataaatattgccatatttgtgtccatgtgatACTTTGAAGTCCATATGGGCTGggcataataaaaataaaatcaatcacGGTTCCATCCTATAGTTAAGTGGCAACTGTTCACTGTATCTTCACAGTTATATACTTAcataatatacaaatattacTGTGATTTGGTGGTGTCTAAATATTGTATTCATGTAACAAATAACccttttaaaaatcacttacATAATAACACCTGTActactttcacaataaaacacaaaaatgcagtattatattataaatgtacTAATAAAGCAAGTGAAAATGTGAAGATCACTGAAGTCTCACCTGCGCTGGCAGCCCAGCACGACGACGACCAGGCCGTTTCCTGTGATGCCCAGGATGAATATGAGAGCGTAGACCACCGGCAAGAAGACCCGCTGAAGCTCAGTGGTCATGACATGCTCCACCTCGCAGGGCTCCTCCAGGTCCACCCCAAACTCTCCAGAAccagaacctgaacctgaacctgtgTCATTTAGGTCATAGTCCAAGACGATGTGCTGGAGACAGAAAGAtggatgacgatgatgattaAAGCTACACGGCGAAGGAACATTCAAACAAAGTCCATCCTTAAACACAGATCTGTGAAATTACATCAAAGTGTCCACACTTGGCATCACTAACATTACCTCATAGTATGACATGGTGGGGACCGTGGCTCTCCGTTCTCCGCAGAGTGAAGTGGAGGCAGATTTTTGTCCAGGGGGTTTTTATAGCTTTGTTCACGCTCCTCCCTAAACACTGCAGTACATCTGTGTCTGTGCCCCTGCTgaaatgtttttcctgttttcgaGGTGTCAGGTGCTGATAGTGCTTCTATCACAGGatactctgctgtgtgtgtgtgtgtgttgcttgaATTGTTTTGGCCCTGGGACCTTTGGTTGGTGATAAGCAGGGTCTATtggcaaaagaaaagaaggatgaacaatgtgtaaatgtgtgtgtgtgtgtgtgttaatggtcTGATTAAAGAAGACAAGCagcattagttgcagctctcaGAGGAGTTTGAGCATAACTTGTTCTGTTTACGTCGCCACCATCTTAGACGTTTCACGCAAGCATGCAGTGTCTGAACTTGCAGGGTAGAAGGGagtgtgatggtgatgatgattatcAGCCTTCCTCTGCTCTCACTCTGATTTTCACACTCACTGAACCATTAGTGTgcgtttgtttcttttttttttgcgtcaCCTGTCTTTCAAGTTCTAGTCACCGATGTGGTGAAGCCCTATTGAGTCTCACACCCTGTGCTGCATGTGCACCG contains:
- the cxcr4a gene encoding C-X-C chemokine receptor type 4a translates to MSYYEHIVLDYDLNDTGSGSGSGSGEFGVDLEEPCEVEHVMTTELQRVFLPVVYALIFILGITGNGLVVVVLGCQRRSKCSLTDRYRLHLSAADLLFVLALPFWAVDAALADWRFGAATCIGVHVIYTVNLYGSVLILAFISLDRYLAVVRATDTNTGGLRQLLAHRLVYVGAWFPAALLAVPDLIFARTQEGGEGATLCQRFYPVDNAPLWVAVFHLQLVLVGLVIPGLVLLVCYCVIVTRLTRGPLGGQRQKRRAVRTTIALVLCFFVCWLPYGAGISVDTLLRLEVLPRTCRLEAVLGVWLAVAEPMAFAHCCLNPLLYAFLGAGFKSSARRALTLSRASSLKILPRRRAGASTTTESESSSLHSS